A window of Equus przewalskii isolate Varuska chromosome 16, EquPr2, whole genome shotgun sequence contains these coding sequences:
- the MLNR gene encoding motilin receptor has translation MGSPWNGSAGAQGPREPSWAALLPCDERRCSPFPLRALVPVTAVCLGLFAVGVSGNVVTVLLIARYRDMRTTTNLYLGSMAVSDLLILLGLPFDLYRLWRSRPWVFGQLLCRLSLYVGEGCTYATLLHMTALSVERYLAICRPLRARVLVTRRRVRTLIAALWAVALLSAAPFFFLVGVEQDPAVDALLDLNGTAQLARSQGASSSPPPSPLSPPSGPEAAEAAALFSRECRPSPAQLGALRVMLWVTTAYFFLPFLCLSVLYGLIGRQLWRSPGPLRRPTASGREKGHRQTVRVLMVVVLAFIVCWLPFHVGRIIYINSENSRMMSVSQYFNMVALQLFYLSASINPILYNLISKKYRAAAWKLLLARQSRERGFRRSRDTEGDTGDTAGCTETSANLQASASSLARRAAPSRSSRTSEKTGL, from the exons ATGGGCAGCCCCTGGAACGGCAGCGCCGGCGCGCAGGGCCCGCGGGAGCCGTCCTGGGCTGCGCTGCTGCCGTGCGACGAGCGCCGCTGCTCGCCCTTCCCGCTGAGGGCTCTGGTGCCGGTGACCGCCGTGTGCCTGGGCCTGTTCGCCGTCGGGGTGAGCGGCAACGTGGTAACCGTGCTGCTGATCGCGCGCTACCGGGACATGCGGACCACCACCAACTTGTACCTGGGCAGCATGGCCGTGTCCGACCTGCTCATCCTGCTCGGGCTCCCCTTCGACCTGTACCGCCTGTGGCGCTCGCGGCCCTGGGTGTTCGGGCAGCTGCTCTGCCGCCTGTCGCTCTACGTGGGCGAGGGCTGCACCTATGCCACGCTGCTGCACATGACGGCGCTCAGCGTCGAGCGCTACCTCGCCATCTGTCGCCCGCTCCGTGCCCGCGTCCTGGTCACCCGGCGCCGCGTCCGCACGCTCATCGCCGCGCTCTGGGCCGTGGCGCTGCTCTCCGCCGCgcccttcttcttcctggtggGCGTCGAGCAGGACCCCGCGGTCGACGCACTCCTGGACCTCAACGGCACCGCGCAGCTCGCCCGCTCGCAGGGCGCCTCGTCTTCCCCGCCGCCGTCCCCGCTGTCCCCGCCGTCGGGGCCCGAGGCGGCGGAGGCCGCGGCGCTGTTCAGCCGCGAGTGCCGCCCGAGCCCGGCGCAGCTGGGCGCGCTGCGCGTCATGCTGTGGGTCACCACCGCCTACTTCTTCCTGCCCTTCCTGTGCCTCAGCGTCCTCTACGGGCTCATCGGGCGGCAGCTGTGGAGGAGCCCGGGGCCGCTGCGACGCCCCACCGCCTCCGGGCGGGAGAAGGGCCACCGGCAGACGGTCCGCGTGCTGA tggtggtggttctggcgtttatAGTTTGCTGGCTGCCTTTCCACGTTGGCAGAATCATTTACATAAACTCGGAGAATTCCCGGATGATGTCCGTCTCTCAGTACTTTAACATGGTggctttgcaacttttctatctGAGCGCGTCCATCAACCCCATCCTGTACAACCTCATTTCAAAGAAGTATAGAGCAGCGGCCTGGAAACTGCTGCTGGCGAGACAGTCCAGAGAGAGAGGTTTCCGCAGAAGCAGGGACACTGAGGGCGACACCGGAGACACGGCTGGCTGCACGGAGACCAGCGCCAACCTACAGGCCTCGGCGAGCAGCCTGGCCAGGCGAGCCGCCCCCTCCCGCAGTTCTCGGACTTCAGAGAAAACGGGTCTATAG